From the genome of Lotus japonicus ecotype B-129 chromosome 6, LjGifu_v1.2, one region includes:
- the LOC130723364 gene encoding flowering-promoting factor 1-like protein 3, whose translation MSGVWVFRNNGVMKLVENPGAEALESGRRRKVLVHTASNEVITSYAVLEHKLYSLGWERYYDDPDLLQFHKRSTVHLISLPRDFSRFKSMHMFDIVVKNKNSFEVRDM comes from the coding sequence ATGTCAGGGGTGTGGGTATTCAGGAATAACGGGGTGATGAAGCTGGTGGAGAACCCGGGTGCGGAGGCTTTGGAAAGCGGAAGGCGGCGCAAGGTGCTGGTTCACACGGCAAGCAATGAGGTGATAACCTCCTATGCGGTGCTGGAGCACAAGCTTTACTCACTTGGGTGGGAGCGTTACTATGATGACCCTGACCTGCTTCAGTTCCACAAACGCTCCACCGTGCACCTCATCTCACTCCCAAGGGATTTCAGCAGGTTCAAGTCCATGCACATGTTTGACATCGTTGTCAAGAATAAGAACTCCTTTGAAGTTAGGGACATGTAG